AAATTTTTTCCCAATCTCGATTTATGGAACCGGCCAACGGGTTTTCATTTGGATTAGCCGCTGCAAGAAGTTTAAGGGGCATATTGAGATTAAGGACGGTTGCCCCGGCACCGGCTCCTAACCAGCGCAAAAATTGGCGTCGGTTTATAAGGTTAAAACCTTCCAGGCTGTGCTCAAAATTTTCCATTTTATGCTCAGGCAATTAAGGAAAAGTAGGGGAGAGTGGAAGTATGGGAGTATGGGAGTGTGGAAGTGTGGGGGTAAATCCTTCCATCCCTCCATACCCCCTCCATACTCCCATCCCTCCATACTTCCAATACTTCTCTGCCTCCCTACTTTCCCTTGCCGCCTCAGGGGACTATAATAAGATCCTGCCAGATGGTTACAGATTTTTTTCCATCCCGATCTCCCGCATGCCCATTCCATACAGCAAAAGCAACACGTATCGTTCGACCCGAGATGAAATCAAAACTATTCGGACCGGTTCCTTTGAAGGAGCGACGAAACACCACACGATAGGTACCTAAATTGTAAACTCCCTTAGCACGAACACTCTGATCCAGAGCAGGACGTGCTTTCAGGGTCCCAAATCCCTGTGCCGTGAGTTCTTCTGCGGCGGTTTGGCGAAGCGGGTCTGAGACGATATTGCCGGCTCCCCAACCCGTTACAAAGGTGGGATCGGACTCCAAAGTTAAAGCATGTCGGGTAGGTTGCTCAACGGGAGATTTCATTAGATTGGGATAGGAATCAATCCCTATATTGGGATAGACCTTGTCAATATCCTGAAATGCCGGCTCTAAATCGGCTTGTCGTTCTGATTTCCACATCCAGATGTTCACAACCTGCCCCGTTTGACCCATACCAAAAAAGGGGGGATCATCTGCTAATGAAAACTCTACGGCTGCGGCATCTCGAAAATCTTGAGTACGAATGGCAGTGTGGTCGTAGGTTTCGTCTACCCACATCAACCGTAAAGCCAGTTCACTCCCATTATGCAGCGCTTTTACGTTTAAAATCTCCGGACGGTTTTCCCGCCACCAGAGGGGCATCATGTGTAAATTCACCCCCGGTACATCTCGCCAGATCCCTGCATCGGGATGGTCCGGAATTTCCTGGGCCCAGGGTACTACGATTCTGAATTTTTTCATTTCTACCCGTTCCCTTTGTTCTGGACTGGACATGGAAAGGACTAAATGAGTCAGATGCCAGGCATCCTGCCCATAGGCCCAATCACTCATGGGCATAGGAGATCCAGGCATGCCGGCCACAATCCTGCGATAAATATCTTTCGGGTCCGGATTTCCTTTAAAGATCCCCTGGGTCAGATCCCTGGGACGAATGGGGTAGCCCTTTTCATCAAACTGCTCCTGAACCCCATCTCCTCGACCTGTTTCTCCATGACAGGAGGCGCAGGCATCACGAAATATCTCTTTAGCCCGCGTCTGGGCTTCCATATCATAGGGAGGCTCCGGAGGTACCTTGATAATTCCAGGGTGTGTTTCCCCTTCGCTTTTTTCTGTACTCCCCTGCTGTTCGAGCTCTTCCTCAGTCTCTACAAGACTCGGCTGGATCGGTTTTTCTGCAAAGGTTTTAATGTAATGGACCAGAGCCCACCGGGTTTCTTCGGGTAAATGGGCCCAGGACGGCATAGCCGATCCTGGAATACCACGGGAAATAGTTACAAACAAATCTCTATCCGTTGGAACCCTTTCCCACGTGGAGACCATGCGATATTGGGCGGTAACAAAATCGCGAGGTTTTGGATACAGAAGGTAAGCCGCTGGTCCCTCACCACGACCATCCAGGCCATGACAGGGTGAACACTCTTTATTGTAGACCGTTTTCCCCAAAGCTAAAAGCTCCTCAGAAGGGGCTATAGCCCGTGTGGGTACAATCGAAACAGGAATAGGACCCGTCTGTAAGGCTTCTCCTTCGATCCCCTTGGAGTAGTTCAGAAACCAAAGCACCAAAATTAAATTGGACAACCCAAAACCTATTATTATAAATAAGGGAGGTTTTTTCATTTCCAGATCCTTTCTTTGAATCTGTTAAATTCAGGCGAGGCAAAAAGATAGGTAGACAGGTCTGTCTTTTTGCCTACTGATTTCTGGTTCCTATATCAATTCACCATGAAAAGGTTACCTGATGACCTGTGGAACTTCCCCTACGGCTTATGTAAAGTTTCAATGAGGAAATGGCATAAGCCTCTTATTCTTGTCATATCGGCCATAAGCTCCACAATAAATATCCTGAAAGGCCTTCTGTAACATCTTTTGAATTTGAATTACCTTCTGTCCTTTGACAGATAGGTATATATCGGGTTTACTGGTTGTTAAGGAGATATCGCAAAGGGTATGCCGGGTTTTAAAATACAAAGACCTCGGGGGAAGATACCGCTACGCCGAAGATTGCAGGTATAGGATTGGCTTCAGATTAGAAGGTTGGGGGTTATATTTCCTGCCTTAAAGTCGTACAACATCGATGAAAACCCAACGTCTCCGGAGGAGATGAGGTGGTGTCTTGAATCAGGACAAAAGACAGATCAGGTAAGGATTCTAAATACCTTGCTTTCAGAGTAAGCGGTTAGGCCATTTCTCCTATGGGTACGGGCGGGGGGCCCCCCGCCCCTACTGCAATCATTTCTGTTTTGAAAGGTTGGCCTTTATCTTAGATCTTTGGATAAACTTGTTCTGAATTTATGGAAGGGTTCAGGATAGATTTATTACGGGAGGAAAGAGGAAAGGGTGATAAGGTTTTACCTTTCGACAGGCTCCGGGCGAACGGAGTACAGTCATTAATATTTCAAGTAATACCAGGTTCATTTTGAAATTATCCCTGGAGGGTAAGGGCACGTTGCAACGTGCCCTTACGCTTCAGCCAGGTGGATTTCCACCGTTCGGGCCAGTATTTCAGTTGCTTTTCGGATCTGGTCGATCTCTACGTACTCATCGGGTGCATGGGCCTGTTCGATGTTGCCGGGTCCGAAGACGAGACATTTTTGATTTCCGGTTTTAACGGAGATCATCCCCACATCGGTATAGTAGGGAACTCCAATTTCTTTAATCTCGCCGCCCATGGTTTCTCGATAAGCTTTTCGCATATCGGCCAGGATTCTGGCATTGGGATCTATTCTTAAGGATGGCCGGGCGGCTGTCATGGGTTGAACTTCTCCACGAGTACCTGCTACTTCCTGACCGGCTGTTTGGACAATCTCCTGGACCAGGGTCGTGAGCGACTCTGGAGTAAGGGGAGGTGGATAGCGAATATCGATTTCGGCACGGCAGGTCCCGCAGACCACGTTGGTTTTTTGCCCACCTTCTATTCTTCCAATAGAAACATAGGTTCGCCCTACCAGGGGGTCCTCGATCCCGAGTTCGGCAATTTTTTGTTTAATTTTAACCAGAATAAGGGCCATGGCATGGGCCGCATCAGCTCCCTTGTAGGGAGTTCCGGCATGGGCATTCTTTCCGTACGTTTTGATTTCAAACCAGGCCACCCCTTTATGGGCTACAACCATATGGAGATTACTGGGTTCGGTGGCTATAAGGGTCATATCATTATCCACAATTCCGGCATCGGCCAGGTCTATGGCCCCCCGCATGTGGGACTCCTCGTCAATGGTTGCACAAAGGAGGAAATCTCCCTTTAAAGTCTTCCGATTCTGCGCCAGGTATTTGAGGGTGACCAAACTGGCTGCCAGACCGCTTTTCATATCGGCGGCTCCCCGTCCATACATTTTACCGTTTTCTATCACCGCCTCATAGGGAGGTTTTGTCCAACCCTCTCCCAGGGGCACCGTATCCATATGGGCTACAATCGCAAGGGCCGGCCTCTGTCCACTTCCTCGAATACGACCGATAATATTATCCCGATCCGGAAGTACATTCTTCCTTATCACTTCAACTCCGGCTTCTTTCATATAACGCTCTACATAATAGCTGATCTCTTTTTCTCCGACGGTTGGATTTAAGCTGGGAATTTTAATTAAGTCCTGAGTGACCTGGACGGCCTCGTCAAGGTAGGTTTTATCCATGAAAAGTCCAAAGCCCAAAGTCTAAAGCCCAAAGTCCAGGGTTTATTCGGCCTGGAACAGGAGGCTCTAAACTCTGCACTGTTAAATTCGGTTCAGTTTGATTCGAAAGGTAGTTCCTCTTCCGACTTCGGATTCCACTTCAATCTCGCCTTTATGTTCATCGATGATCTTCTTAACCATCGCAAGTCCTAATCCGGTCCCCTGCTCCTTCCCCTGGGTTACAAAGGAATCGAAAAGTCGATCTCGAATCTCCTCCGGGATTCCACATCCGGTATCGGATAATTCAACCACCACATGGGAATCTGTTAAGTAAGATTTAACATTAAAAACGCCTCCTTGTGGCATCGCTTCGATGGCATTTCGAATGATGTTGTAAAATACCCGCTTCATCTTGGATTCATCCACATAGACATGAGACCTGTATTTCAGATCTACTTTCAATTGGATGTTTCTACTTTCAAAATCCGGTCGCATCAAATCCAGGACGTCATTGACAATAGCAGACAGATAATATCTTCGCAGTAAGAGGTTCGTTTCTCCTTTGGCAAAATTGAGAATTTCCCGGGTCATGTTAGTCAGAGATTCGATTTCCCGAAGGATAATTTTACAAAATTTTTTTCGATTTTCCTCGGTAGTTTTATCCAGGCTGATAAGTTCGACAAAGCCGATGATACTGGAAATAGGATTCTTTAGGTCATGGATAATGCCGCTTACCATCTGCCCCACCATGGCCAACCTTTCCTCTTTGGCTTCTTTTTCTCTCAGTCTATGGGTCTCAATGGCCCTGGCTACCTGACTTCCTATAACCTCCAGGAGCTTCAGATCATCTTCGGTAAACACATTATCCTCACCTTTTTTATTAATGAGTTCCAAAGCTCCTAATATCCGATTATTCTCGACCAGTGGCACACAGATAATAGATCGCGTGGGAAATTGAATTTTAGCCGAAATATGACCGGCAAATCGAGGGTCCTCAGCCACATTGTTTACAATCACAGGGGTTTTGGTAGAAGCCACCCATCCGACAATTCCTTCTCCCATCTTAATCTTAAATTTTCGGAGTTCTTCGGCTTTTTCCCCGGTAATACTCTTGAAATAAAGGAGATTGGTTTTCTCTTCCAGCAGGAAAATGGATCCGGCTTCGGCATGCAGGGTCTGGGTAGTTTTGAAAAGGATTTTATCCAAAAGCTTATCTAAATCCCACGAACTACTGATTTCTTTTTCAATCTCGTACAAGATATCTAATTCACGAATTTTCTGCTCCAGTTGTCTTTTTGCCTCAACCAAAGCTCTGTTTTTAGCCCGAATATGCTGGTATAGCTGGGCATTTTCTATGGCTATGGCGGCTTGAGAGCAAAGGGCGTCCAGGAGTTTTTCATCCCGCTCTGTAAAGGCCCCTCCTTTTTTATTTAAAACCTCGATGACGCCTATTCTCTGACCATAGGTATTGACCAGTGGTTTACAGAAAATGGTCTGGGTAAGATACCCTGTCTGCTCGTCGAAGGCACGATTAAACCTGGGATCTTTATAGGCATCGGTAATATTCAAGGTCTCACCGGTTGCCATTACAAAGCCCGCAATCCCTTCCCCTAATTTAAGTCGTATTTCCTTGATCTCAGAATCTTGAGCAATCTTCGACCATAGCTCTTGCTTTTCCTCATCATAGAGAAACAAGGTACTTCGCTGGGCTTCTATCGATTTAGTAATTTTATTCATGATGAGGATGAGGAGTCGATTTAAGTCCACCGTTTCAATCACGGGTTCGGAATCCATAAACTTCCAATTGTCTACCATAGTCCCTCTTATTTTAGAAGGTTTGGTGGTTTTTAGGTAATTATTTCTCAGGTAATTATAGGGTTCTTCCAGAAGGGATCTCAGAATATTTCGATTTTGAAACGACGATCCCCGGATGGATCAGGCAATTTCTGCCTATCTGAATGTGGTCCTCGACTTCAGCACCTTTACCCAAGACGGTAATCCCGGTATGAAAGTAGGAGGGGTAAGATAAATTGGCAACTTGAGGGTCTCCAGTTCCTACAACAGCATGGGCTCCAATCAAAACATCTTTATCGGCAACTACCCGGTCGACAAGGGCGCCGGTACCAATCTGAGTATCATGCATGATAACCGAATCACGAACTACGGCATCCTTTTCTACCACAACTCCCGGGGAAAGAACACTTCTCTCTACTCTACCCCTGATCAGACAACCCGGTGAAATGAGGGAATTGATTACCTCGGCAGAAGGATCACATCTGGCCGGAGAACGGTCACCGATATTTCTATCCTCTAAATTGGTCCGGACAGACCAGTTCCACAGATCGATCTCCGGTTGATCTTTAAGGAGATCCATATGAAGTTTCCAGTACTCATCAATGGTACCACAATACTCCCAGGTTCCGGTAAATGGGTAAGCGTAGAGTCGATACTTCCCTACAAGGTTTGGGATAATATTATAAGCAAAACTATGGGAAGAGTCTTTCTGCTCGGCATCTTCTTGTAATCTCTCTAAAAGAAAGGGGGTATTAAATACATAGATCCCCAGAGAATAGTAATTCCCCTTAGGAACCTGAGGTTTTTCTTCGTAACGTAGAACTTTTCCGTCCTCATCCATAGCTAAGATTCCAAATCGGGATGGATTTAGAACGGGTAGCTTCTTACAAACAATGGTACAGTCGGCCTTTTTACTGATGTGAAAATCTATGACAGGAGAATAATTCATCGTATAAATATGCTCCGCCGATAGAACCAGCACATAGTCTGGATGGTGATCTTCAATAAAATTTATATTTTGGTAAACGGCATCGGCAGTTCCTCTATACCAGTCTGAGTCTACCTCTCCTTTGTAAGGAGGTAAAATCCGGACATAGCGGGTTCTCCCTATAAAATCCCAGGGAGCCCCAATACCTACATGATCCATTAAAGAACTGGGTTTATACTGGGTGAGGATGCCGATAATATTGATCCGAGAGTTCATCAAATTACTCAATACGAAATCAATGATCCGATAAATCCCTCCAAAAGGGATAGCCGCCTTGGCCCGCCTCTGGGATAAGATATTCAACGCCGGTACCATCCCCCCCGCCAGAACCATGGCTATAACTTTTCGTGTCATATATCCTCAGGACTACCTTGGGTTCCGTACCCCCATAACGGGGAGCGCACGTTGCACAAACAGGGTTATTTACTTTATACTATAAGGTGTCTTTCTAAAATTTGTCCCCCTAAAAACTCATTTTTTATTTTCATTTCAAAGGATAGAGTAATACTGTGGAAATTATGCTCCGTTTTCCAAAGGACTGTCAAGATAATTTTCCTCGGCAGGATGTTTAACTGAAAGTATAACCTTTTCGTCCCTATATCTTTGTCAACCTTCAATACCTCCAGGGATAAAAGCCATGAAACAGGCTCTTTGAGCCGGGAAATAGCTTCATTCCCTTCGCTTTACCCGGGACTTCGGCTTACACGGCAAGTAACCGGTTTCCCTATCGAAGTTGTAAAGGAGGTGGGATGAAACGCCGGGTTTTGAACTTTTGGAAAAAAAGCTTCAATCCCACGAAGTTCTCTTGACTTTTATGATAAGACACTCATAGTATAACTTAGGGTGAAATGCTTACTTTAATTAATTGAATTAAAATCCTTTGTAAAATGCCTTCTTATCTGTATCTTATCTATGGTGTTAAAAACCATTTTAGCCCTTCTAGGAATTGCTTTAGGATTATTGATAGGGCTCGCTATCGTTGCCGTAACCATAAAAACGAAACGGGTCATGCGGGGAAGAAGATGATGAAAGATTACTTTTTTCCGTCTACTTAAAGGAGTCGTGATTTTTTTTATGAGTTTGTTTAGAGATGAGTCTATGTCTCATGAAGAGATGGTAGAAATCGAGAGCCGATTAACCAAATTAGAGAGTAGTCTTACGGCTAGCCGGGAAATGTTGGAGAAGTGGAGGGCCCAGGTGAATTTAATCAAAAAGCTACTGGGAGATCTGGAATTGAGTATTCGTGAGAGTCGCAAAGAAAGCTTCATGATGGACTTTGGGAGTCTCAATCGTGATGTGAATTTGAGCGAGTCGTTGGAGAAAGAGGATATAGAAGACGAATCTTAAGCCGCACTAGAATTCAGAGGCCAGGACTCAGACTCGAAATTGGGTTGTTTTCTGACTTCTGATTTCTGACTCTGGAGTATGCTCGCAGAATCCAATGAAGAGGCCTTAGAAGCGAAGGTCCAAATGAAGAAGGAAACGGAATATAAATCCAGGATTGTTCGTAATCATACTCCACTTATAACAGAGTTTTTAGATAGTTATAAGGATATCTTGAAAGACAAAAAGCTCTGCGAAGAAGGGGCCAGGGGTAAACTGGTTGAAATACCCATGCAACCTTTTCTCCTTCAACTCCTTCTCGACTATGAAGATTTTAAAATAGAAAAGAAAAAGTTACTTTTTTGAAGGGGGAATGCTGATATGTTTCAGATGAGACGAGCTCAATTTATGGAAAAAATGGGGAAAGGTGTGGCCATCTTCAAGAGCGCACCTGTTGCTACTCGCAACCAGGACGTAGATCATGAATATCGTCAGGATAGTGACTTTTACTATTTGACCGGGTTTGAAGAACCTGAATCTCTGTGCCTGCTGGCTCCCGAGCATCCAGAACACCAGTTCGTCATGTTTGTGCGACCCCGGGATAAAGAAAAAGAAACCTGGACCGGTAAACGAGCAGGTCCAGAAGGTGCCATAAAGGATTATGGAGCTCAACAAGCCTATACCATCGACAAGCTGGATGAAATGCTTCCTAAATATTTGGATCAGGTAGATAGAATTTACTATCGGATTGGAAAAGATCCGGAACTGGATCGCAAGATCATGGGTTTAGTCTATTCTTACCGTACGAAGTCC
The genomic region above belongs to Candidatus Limnocylindrales bacterium and contains:
- a CDS encoding ethylbenzene dehydrogenase-related protein; protein product: MKKPPLFIIIGFGLSNLILVLWFLNYSKGIEGEALQTGPIPVSIVPTRAIAPSEELLALGKTVYNKECSPCHGLDGRGEGPAAYLLYPKPRDFVTAQYRMVSTWERVPTDRDLFVTISRGIPGSAMPSWAHLPEETRWALVHYIKTFAEKPIQPSLVETEEELEQQGSTEKSEGETHPGIIKVPPEPPYDMEAQTRAKEIFRDACASCHGETGRGDGVQEQFDEKGYPIRPRDLTQGIFKGNPDPKDIYRRIVAGMPGSPMPMSDWAYGQDAWHLTHLVLSMSSPEQRERVEMKKFRIVVPWAQEIPDHPDAGIWRDVPGVNLHMMPLWWRENRPEILNVKALHNGSELALRLMWVDETYDHTAIRTQDFRDAAAVEFSLADDPPFFGMGQTGQVVNIWMWKSERQADLEPAFQDIDKVYPNIGIDSYPNLMKSPVEQPTRHALTLESDPTFVTGWGAGNIVSDPLRQTAAEELTAQGFGTLKARPALDQSVRAKGVYNLGTYRVVFRRSFKGTGPNSFDFISGRTIRVAFAVWNGHAGDRDGKKSVTIWQDLIIVP
- a CDS encoding M20 family metallopeptidase — its product is MDKTYLDEAVQVTQDLIKIPSLNPTVGEKEISYYVERYMKEAGVEVIRKNVLPDRDNIIGRIRGSGQRPALAIVAHMDTVPLGEGWTKPPYEAVIENGKMYGRGAADMKSGLAASLVTLKYLAQNRKTLKGDFLLCATIDEESHMRGAIDLADAGIVDNDMTLIATEPSNLHMVVAHKGVAWFEIKTYGKNAHAGTPYKGADAAHAMALILVKIKQKIAELGIEDPLVGRTYVSIGRIEGGQKTNVVCGTCRAEIDIRYPPPLTPESLTTLVQEIVQTAGQEVAGTRGEVQPMTAARPSLRIDPNARILADMRKAYRETMGGEIKEIGVPYYTDVGMISVKTGNQKCLVFGPGNIEQAHAPDEYVEIDQIRKATEILARTVEIHLAEA
- a CDS encoding GAF domain-containing protein gives rise to the protein MDSEPVIETVDLNRLLILIMNKITKSIEAQRSTLFLYDEEKQELWSKIAQDSEIKEIRLKLGEGIAGFVMATGETLNITDAYKDPRFNRAFDEQTGYLTQTIFCKPLVNTYGQRIGVIEVLNKKGGAFTERDEKLLDALCSQAAIAIENAQLYQHIRAKNRALVEAKRQLEQKIRELDILYEIEKEISSSWDLDKLLDKILFKTTQTLHAEAGSIFLLEEKTNLLYFKSITGEKAEELRKFKIKMGEGIVGWVASTKTPVIVNNVAEDPRFAGHISAKIQFPTRSIICVPLVENNRILGALELINKKGEDNVFTEDDLKLLEVIGSQVARAIETHRLREKEAKEERLAMVGQMVSGIIHDLKNPISSIIGFVELISLDKTTEENRKKFCKIILREIESLTNMTREILNFAKGETNLLLRRYYLSAIVNDVLDLMRPDFESRNIQLKVDLKYRSHVYVDESKMKRVFYNIIRNAIEAMPQGGVFNVKSYLTDSHVVVELSDTGCGIPEEIRDRLFDSFVTQGKEQGTGLGLAMVKKIIDEHKGEIEVESEVGRGTTFRIKLNRI
- a CDS encoding glucose-1-phosphate adenylyltransferase family protein, which translates into the protein MTRKVIAMVLAGGMVPALNILSQRRAKAAIPFGGIYRIIDFVLSNLMNSRINIIGILTQYKPSSLMDHVGIGAPWDFIGRTRYVRILPPYKGEVDSDWYRGTADAVYQNINFIEDHHPDYVLVLSAEHIYTMNYSPVIDFHISKKADCTIVCKKLPVLNPSRFGILAMDEDGKVLRYEEKPQVPKGNYYSLGIYVFNTPFLLERLQEDAEQKDSSHSFAYNIIPNLVGKYRLYAYPFTGTWEYCGTIDEYWKLHMDLLKDQPEIDLWNWSVRTNLEDRNIGDRSPARCDPSAEVINSLISPGCLIRGRVERSVLSPGVVVEKDAVVRDSVIMHDTQIGTGALVDRVVADKDVLIGAHAVVGTGDPQVANLSYPSYFHTGITVLGKGAEVEDHIQIGRNCLIHPGIVVSKSKYSEIPSGRTL